Proteins encoded by one window of Gloeocapsa sp. DLM2.Bin57:
- the sixA gene encoding phosphohistidine phosphatase SixA — protein sequence MEVYLIRHGIAAERGTYADDDARPLVAKGREKTTQIAKRLVKMGVKFEFILTSPLVRAQETANILLTEGLSDTLAEFPPLAPSGDITLWLDWCQQHKPAKIALVGHEPDLSNWTEILVWGEIKEQIILKKAGIIGIEIPNIDEQVIGNCQLFLLTSPKWFL from the coding sequence ATGGAAGTTTATTTAATTCGCCACGGTATAGCAGCAGAAAGAGGGACTTATGCTGATGATGATGCTAGACCTCTAGTAGCCAAAGGACGAGAAAAAACCACTCAAATAGCCAAACGCTTAGTTAAAATGGGGGTAAAATTCGAGTTTATCTTAACTAGTCCCCTAGTTAGAGCACAAGAAACAGCAAATATCCTACTAACAGAAGGATTAAGCGATACTCTCGCAGAATTTCCCCCCTTAGCACCTTCGGGAGATATTACCCTATGGTTAGACTGGTGTCAACAACATAAACCAGCCAAAATAGCCTTAGTTGGTCATGAACCAGACTTAAGTAATTGGACAGAAATACTAGTTTGGGGTGAAATAAAAGAACAAATAATTCTCAAAAAAGCAGGTATCATCGGTATAGAAATACCCAACATAGATGAGCAAGTTATCGGTAATTGTCAATTATTTTTACTCACTTCTCCTAAATGGTTTCTCTAA
- a CDS encoding DUF3067 family protein — translation MTGQQLQQLIIAKWGYSYDIQLRRVKDKFFVQIMWKYLEQASFPMSETEYIEHLNGVLAYLNAWGSLTQVITYIENTKERPRLGKAVSIPVDLGDKSSEWILG, via the coding sequence ATGACTGGTCAACAATTACAACAACTAATCATCGCTAAATGGGGATATTCTTATGATATTCAACTAAGACGCGTTAAAGATAAGTTTTTTGTGCAAATTATGTGGAAATATCTAGAACAAGCGTCTTTTCCTATGTCAGAAACTGAATATATCGAACATCTCAATGGCGTTTTAGCTTATCTGAATGCTTGGGGAAGTTTAACTCAGGTAATTACTTATATTGAAAATACTAAAGAACGTCCTCGTTTAGGTAAAGCGGTGAGTATTCCTGTGGATTTAGGTGATAAATCTTCAGAGTGGATTTTAGGGTAA
- a CDS encoding bifunctional oligoribonuclease/PAP phosphatase NrnA, with the protein MDEVKNNSKETKTNLEIEKIVQQLRETLENHRGDRHILIIQDFPDPDALSSAWAYQLIAQQYNIETDIVYAGVLSHQENITLVKLTNLPAKRLDPQKIQVTDFSTYQGCVLVDSQGNTSQLTPFIAKAQIPIIVVVDHHSDQGEIKAEFSDRRLQINATATMFTQYLQKGLLQFNQNNKTHVKCATALMHGIRTDTNQLLQAQAEDFIAMGYLSNYYDPQLFQAIMHSARSRRVMDVIEKALKNRQIRNNFSFAGVGYLRYEDRDAIPQAADFLVTEENVHTAVVYGIVHDEEEDIELMIGSLRTTKITLDPDEFIKAAFGKNGEGHFYGGGRYHAGGFEIPIAFLAGFNDHPEYVKLKWEVYNLQIEQKLLRLVNPEDDVIHTD; encoded by the coding sequence ATGGATGAAGTTAAGAACAATTCTAAAGAGACAAAAACTAATCTAGAGATAGAAAAAATTGTACAACAGTTACGGGAAACTTTAGAGAATCATCGGGGCGATCGCCATATTCTGATTATCCAAGATTTCCCAGATCCTGATGCGTTGTCTAGTGCTTGGGCTTATCAACTTATTGCTCAACAGTATAACATCGAAACAGACATTGTTTATGCAGGGGTTTTATCTCATCAAGAGAATATTACCCTAGTTAAATTAACCAATTTACCGGCTAAGCGTTTAGATCCCCAAAAGATCCAAGTTACTGATTTTTCAACTTACCAAGGTTGTGTACTCGTTGATAGTCAGGGTAACACCAGTCAACTAACCCCTTTTATCGCAAAAGCACAAATTCCCATTATTGTAGTGGTAGATCATCATAGCGATCAAGGAGAAATTAAAGCCGAATTTAGCGATCGCCGTCTGCAAATTAACGCTACCGCTACTATGTTTACCCAATATCTCCAAAAAGGTTTATTACAATTTAACCAAAATAATAAAACTCATGTCAAATGCGCTACAGCTTTGATGCACGGTATAAGAACAGATACTAACCAACTACTGCAAGCCCAAGCCGAAGACTTTATCGCTATGGGATATCTGAGTAACTACTATGATCCGCAATTATTCCAAGCAATCATGCACTCAGCGAGATCACGTCGTGTTATGGATGTAATTGAAAAAGCTTTGAAAAACCGCCAGATTAGAAATAATTTTTCTTTCGCTGGGGTAGGTTATCTCCGTTACGAAGATAGAGACGCTATCCCCCAAGCGGCTGATTTCCTAGTAACCGAAGAAAACGTACATACCGCTGTTGTTTACGGTATCGTCCACGATGAAGAAGAAGACATAGAATTAATGATTGGTTCTCTACGTACTACTAAAATAACCCTAGATCCCGATGAATTCATTAAAGCAGCCTTCGGTAAAAACGGTGAAGGACATTTCTACGGTGGAGGACGTTATCACGCGGGAGGTTTTGAGATACCCATTGCTTTTTTAGCAGGATTCAACGACCATCCCGAATATGTCAAGCTAAAATGGGAAGTGTACAATCTACAAATTGAACAAAAATTACTCCGTTTAGTCAATCCTGAAGACGATGTGATTCACACAGATTAA
- a CDS encoding S-methyl-5'-thioadenosine phosphorylase: MTTAKIGIIGGSGLYNMEAFTNTQEFEIDTPFGYPSDHIIVGTLAQTQVAFLPRHGRNHHLIPSQLPFRANIYAMKQLGVEYLISASAVGSLREEIKPLDLVIPSQFIDRTTQRVSTFFDDGIVAHIAFADPVCPKLAAILTEAATSLELSNLTVHSGGTYLCIEGPAFSTKAESNLYRSWDTSVIGMTNLPEAKLAREAEIAYATLALVTDYDCWHPEHDSVTVDLVVENLHQNAINAQKVIRETVKRLRDNPPVSAAHSALKNAILTPLDQVTAAKRAKVALLINKYSS; encoded by the coding sequence ATGACTACAGCAAAAATCGGTATTATTGGTGGAAGTGGTCTCTATAATATGGAAGCCTTTACCAATACTCAAGAATTTGAAATAGACACACCCTTTGGTTATCCCTCTGATCATATTATTGTTGGTACTTTAGCCCAAACCCAGGTAGCTTTTTTACCTCGTCATGGTAGAAATCATCATTTAATTCCCTCTCAATTGCCTTTTCGGGCTAATATTTACGCTATGAAACAATTAGGGGTAGAATACCTGATTTCAGCTTCAGCCGTTGGCTCTTTACGTGAAGAAATTAAACCCCTAGACTTAGTTATTCCCTCTCAATTTATTGATCGCACTACTCAACGCGTTTCTACTTTCTTTGATGATGGTATTGTAGCCCATATCGCTTTTGCTGATCCTGTTTGTCCCAAATTAGCGGCTATTCTCACTGAAGCTGCAACAAGTTTAGAACTTTCTAATCTCACTGTACATTCTGGGGGAACATACCTCTGTATTGAAGGTCCTGCTTTTTCTACTAAAGCAGAATCTAATCTATATCGCAGTTGGGATACTAGCGTGATTGGGATGACCAATTTACCAGAGGCTAAATTAGCTAGAGAAGCAGAAATAGCTTATGCAACTTTAGCATTAGTAACAGATTATGACTGTTGGCATCCTGAACACGATAGCGTTACTGTTGATCTGGTAGTAGAAAACTTGCACCAAAACGCTATTAATGCTCAAAAAGTGATTAGAGAAACCGTTAAACGTCTTAGAGATAATCCTCCAGTTTCTGCAGCTCATTCTGCCCTTAAAAACGCTATTTTAACTCCCTTAGACCAAGTTACTGCAGCTAAAAGAGCTAAAGTCGCTTTATTAATTAATAAGTATAGTAGTTAA